The proteins below come from a single Deinococcus radiodurans R1 = ATCC 13939 = DSM 20539 genomic window:
- the hmpA gene encoding NO-inducible flavohemoprotein produces the protein MLTPEQKAIVKATVPALEAHGETITRTFYASMFAAHPELLNIFNPANQQTGKQARSLAASVLAYAAHIDHPEALGGMVGRIAHKHVSLEVLPEHYPIVGQYLLGAIAGVLGDAAKPEILDAWAAAYGELADLMIGIEKGMYDAGAGQPGGWRDFRPFRVARKVAESRVITSFVLEPVGGGALPAYQPGQYLSLKVKVPGQERWQIRQYSLSDAPSPDHYRISVKREGGGLVSEYLHGAVQEGDELLVHVPAGDFVLQQSERPVVLISAGVGITPMLAMVQTLAQAGSQRPVTFIHAAQNGSVHAFRDDVARLTHEYPHFRKVVFYDEAGPDDQLGTHHDVAGRLSLDAVRGALPAGEAEFYYCGPAGFAGAVEAILDDLQVPAERRFTETFGPSQSFAPVILG, from the coding sequence ATGCTGACCCCCGAACAGAAAGCCATCGTCAAGGCCACCGTTCCCGCGCTGGAAGCGCACGGCGAGACGATCACCCGCACCTTCTACGCCTCGATGTTCGCCGCGCACCCCGAACTGCTCAACATCTTCAACCCCGCCAACCAGCAGACCGGCAAGCAGGCCCGCAGCCTGGCGGCGTCGGTGCTGGCCTACGCGGCACATATCGACCATCCGGAGGCGCTGGGCGGCATGGTGGGGCGGATTGCCCACAAGCACGTCAGCCTGGAAGTCCTGCCCGAGCATTACCCCATCGTGGGCCAGTACCTGCTCGGCGCGATTGCCGGGGTGCTGGGCGACGCCGCCAAGCCGGAGATTCTGGACGCCTGGGCCGCCGCCTACGGGGAGCTGGCCGACCTGATGATCGGGATCGAGAAGGGCATGTACGACGCCGGAGCCGGGCAGCCCGGCGGCTGGCGCGACTTCCGGCCCTTCCGGGTCGCCCGCAAGGTGGCCGAGAGCCGCGTGATCACCTCCTTCGTGCTCGAGCCCGTGGGCGGCGGGGCGTTGCCCGCCTATCAGCCGGGGCAGTACCTTAGCCTGAAGGTGAAGGTGCCGGGGCAGGAGCGGTGGCAAATCCGGCAGTACAGCCTCTCGGACGCGCCGAGCCCGGACCACTACCGCATCTCGGTCAAGCGCGAGGGCGGCGGGCTGGTGTCGGAGTACCTGCACGGCGCGGTGCAGGAGGGCGACGAACTGCTCGTTCACGTTCCGGCGGGCGACTTCGTGCTGCAACAGAGTGAGCGCCCGGTGGTCCTGATCAGCGCAGGCGTGGGCATCACCCCGATGCTGGCGATGGTGCAGACGCTGGCCCAGGCGGGGTCGCAGCGGCCCGTCACCTTCATCCACGCGGCGCAGAACGGCTCCGTTCACGCCTTCCGCGACGACGTGGCGCGGCTGACGCACGAGTACCCGCACTTTCGCAAGGTGGTCTTCTACGACGAGGCCGGCCCCGACGACCAGCTCGGCACCCACCACGACGTGGCCGGGCGCCTGAGCCTGGACGCCGTGCGGGGCGCGCTCCCGGCGGGTGAGGCCGAGTTCTACTACTGCGGTCCGGCGGGCTTCGCCGGGGCGGTGGAAGCCATACTCGACGACTTGCAGGTGCCCGCCGAGCGACGCTTTACCGAAACCTTCGGGCCGAGCCAGAGCTTCGCGCCGGTGATTCTGGGCTGA
- a CDS encoding Rrf2 family transcriptional regulator, with product MFSQTAEYALRATVMLAEQGRALSAAELARLSEVPPPYLFKVMGQLVRAGVVTAQRGKNGGYRLGRAAGDITVLEVVNAVDPLPRIRHCPLGKPEHERALCPLHRQLDETYAQIEATLGSRSLAEMTDIPANRTP from the coding sequence ATGTTTTCACAGACCGCCGAATACGCGCTGCGGGCCACCGTGATGCTGGCCGAGCAGGGCCGCGCCCTGAGCGCCGCCGAACTCGCCCGGCTCTCGGAGGTGCCGCCGCCCTACCTGTTCAAGGTGATGGGCCAACTCGTCCGGGCCGGGGTGGTCACCGCGCAGCGCGGCAAAAACGGGGGCTACCGCCTGGGCCGCGCCGCTGGCGACATCACGGTGCTGGAAGTGGTGAACGCGGTCGATCCGCTGCCGCGCATCCGCCACTGTCCCCTCGGCAAGCCCGAGCACGAGCGGGCGCTGTGTCCGCTGCACCGTCAGCTCGACGAGACGTATGCCCAGATTGAGGCGACCCTGGGGAGCCGCAGCCTCGCCGAGATGACCGACATTCCGGCGAACCGTACTCCCTGA
- a CDS encoding serine hydrolase, with amino-acid sequence MNRSLLLLALFASLSVGAAQSAAQPAALTPEQAVTRLLTASEIQEGWFAPELLQQVPFVALQAQFGSLRESYGTFQRLERRGGVQVAVFTGGTLALGLTLDAQGRFVTLGLTPLNAAEPPAPTLTAEQQQLGREVLTRLLTSDPLDASLLSADFLAAVPAEQLSDTFAAFRGQLGAFREVRPTAQAWQLVYERGAVPVILLTLDKAGKIDGLRVGPVVPRFTSLEEARAAFAALPGRVSLLVQEVGGPVLSSLNTSRPLAVGSTFKLAVLGEVQAQVQAGQLRWDEELTLTEAARSLPSGALALADAGGRYTVRDLANRMISQSDNTATDLLLARVGRAGVEARLGQSAMPDTRELFALKNPANRELLTAYRAAGLNRDARRAVLAQARSAPLPTAETFGAGPVAADVEWFVSTPRLCALMRDVAADPATSINPGVADKNDFTRVSYKGGSEPGVLNLTTQVTTRAGKTYCVSATWNDAQALDEASFMGLYGGVLSLLR; translated from the coding sequence ATGAACCGCTCTTTGCTGCTGCTGGCGCTATTCGCTTCTCTCTCCGTGGGGGCGGCCCAATCGGCAGCTCAGCCGGCGGCCCTCACGCCCGAGCAAGCCGTGACCCGGCTGCTGACGGCGAGCGAGATTCAGGAGGGCTGGTTTGCTCCTGAGCTGCTTCAGCAAGTGCCCTTCGTGGCCTTGCAGGCGCAGTTCGGCAGCCTCCGCGAAAGCTACGGCACCTTTCAGCGGCTCGAACGGCGCGGCGGGGTGCAGGTGGCGGTGTTTACCGGCGGCACCCTCGCGTTGGGGCTGACCCTCGACGCCCAAGGCCGCTTCGTGACGCTGGGCCTGACCCCGCTGAACGCGGCTGAGCCGCCCGCGCCCACCCTCACCGCCGAGCAGCAACAGCTCGGGCGCGAGGTCCTGACCCGGCTGCTGACGAGTGACCCGCTCGACGCGTCCCTCCTGAGCGCCGATTTTCTGGCCGCCGTGCCCGCCGAGCAGCTCAGCGACACCTTCGCCGCCTTCCGCGGCCAGCTCGGCGCTTTCCGCGAGGTGCGGCCCACCGCGCAGGCCTGGCAACTCGTCTACGAGCGCGGCGCGGTGCCGGTTATCCTGCTGACTCTCGACAAGGCGGGCAAAATCGATGGTCTGCGGGTGGGGCCAGTGGTGCCGCGTTTCACCTCGCTGGAGGAGGCGCGGGCCGCCTTCGCCGCGCTGCCAGGGCGGGTCAGCCTGCTGGTGCAGGAGGTGGGCGGGCCGGTGCTCAGCTCTCTGAATACGTCGCGGCCCCTCGCCGTCGGTTCGACTTTCAAGCTGGCGGTGCTGGGTGAAGTCCAGGCGCAGGTGCAGGCCGGGCAACTGCGCTGGGACGAGGAACTGACCCTCACCGAAGCGGCCCGCAGCCTGCCGAGCGGCGCCCTGGCCCTGGCCGACGCGGGGGGCCGCTACACGGTGCGCGACCTCGCCAACCGCATGATCAGCCAGAGCGACAACACCGCCACCGACCTGCTGCTCGCCCGCGTGGGCCGCGCTGGGGTCGAAGCCCGCCTGGGCCAGAGCGCCATGCCCGACACCCGCGAGCTGTTTGCGCTCAAGAACCCGGCGAACCGCGAGTTGCTCACCGCCTACCGCGCCGCTGGGCTCAACCGCGACGCCCGCCGCGCCGTGCTGGCCCAGGCCCGCAGCGCGCCGCTCCCGACCGCCGAAACCTTTGGGGCCGGGCCGGTGGCCGCCGATGTGGAGTGGTTCGTCAGCACCCCCCGGCTGTGTGCGCTGATGCGCGACGTGGCCGCCGACCCCGCCACCAGCATCAACCCCGGCGTGGCCGACAAAAACGATTTTACCCGCGTGAGCTACAAGGGCGGCAGCGAACCCGGTGTGCTCAACCTCACCACCCAGGTCACCACCCGCGCGGGCAAAACGTATTGCGTAAGTGCGACCTGGAACGACGCGCAGGCCCTCGACGAAGCGTCGTTCATGGGGTTGTACGGCGGCGTGCTGTCGCTGCTGCGCTGA